Proteins encoded by one window of Anas platyrhynchos isolate ZD024472 breed Pekin duck chromosome 14, IASCAAS_PekinDuck_T2T, whole genome shotgun sequence:
- the RARS1 gene encoding arginine--tRNA ligase, cytoplasmic translates to MEPRVAEAVARLGRQENEIKLLTAEIERLKNFGCLGISPSLEGLRDENAKLKYRLNFLRKSLQEERSKTAKSMININSCLQEVFGAAIQAAYPDLENPPLVVTPSQQPKFGDYQCNSAMGITQILLKTKEQKVSPREIAEKITKNIPANECIEKVEIAGPGFINVHLRKDFVSKQLSSLLMNGVQPPAVGKRKKVVVDFSSPNIAKEMHVGHLRSTIIGESMCRLFEFAGYDVLRLNHLGDWGTQFGMLIAHLQDKFPDYLTVSPPIGDLQAFYKESKRRFDTEEEFKKRAYQCVVLLQSKNPDFIKAWELICDVSRKEFQKIYNCLDITLIERGESFYQEMMKDIVKEFEDKGFVQVDDGRKIVFVPGFPVPLTIMKSDGGYTYDTSDLAALRHRLREEKADILIYVVDSGQSVHLQTVFAAGQMIGWYDPKVTRVTHAAFGVVLGEDKKKFKTRSGDTVRLIDLLEEGLKRAMDKLKDKERDKVLTAEELRAAQTSVAFGCIKYADLSHNRLNDYVFSFDKMLDDRGNTAAYLLYAFTRIRAIARLANIDEEMLRKAAREEVLVLDHEKEWKLGKCILRFPEILQKILEDLLLHTLCDYLYELATTFTEFYDNCYCVEKDRQSGQIVKVNMWRLLLCEATAMIMAKGFDILGIKPVQRM, encoded by the exons ATGGAGCCGCGCGTGGCGGAGGCTGTGGCACGGCTGGGCCGGCAG gaaaaCGAGATTAAGTTGCTAACTGCAGAAATCGAGCGCCTGAAGAATTTTGGATGCTTGGGAATCTCCCCGAGTTTGGAAGGGTTGCGAGACGAAAACGCAAAACTTAAATATCGGTTAAATTTCCTTCGGAAG aGCCTTCAAGAGGAAAGAAGTAAAACAGCGAAAAGCATGATTAATATCAACAGCTGTCTTCAGGAGGTCTTCGGAGCTGCTATCCAGGCTGCATACCCAGATTTAGAAAACCCTCCACTAGTGGTGACCCCAAGCCAGCAGCCCAAATTTGGGGATTATCAGTGCAACAGCGCCATGGGCATAACACAG ATCCTGCTCAAAACCAAGGAACAGAAGGTTAGTCCGAGAGAAATTgctgagaaaataacaaaaaatattcctgCGAACGAATGCATTGAGAAGGTTGAAATTGCTGGGCCTG GTTTTATCAATGTCCACTTGAGAAAGGATTTTGTGTCGAAGCAGCTGAGCAGTTTATTGATGAACGGAGTTCAACCACCGGCTGttggcaaaaggaaaaag GTGGTGGTGGACTTTTCTTCCCCCAACATTGCCAAGGAGATGCATGTTGGTCACCTGCGGTCCACCATCATTGGGGAAAGCATGTGCCGCCTGTTCGAGTTCGCAGGTTATGATGTTCTGAG GTTAAACCATTTAGGAGATTGGGGCACCCAGTTTGGAATGCTCATTGCTCACCTCCAAGATAAATTTCCAGATTACTTAACTGTTTCTCCTCCCATTGGGGATCTCCAAGCTTTTTACAAG GAATCCAAGAGGAGATTTGACACAGAGGAGGAGTTTAAGAAACGAGCCTACCAATGtgtggtgctgctgcagagcaaaaACCCAGACTTCATTAAAGCGTGGGAACTGATCTGTGACGTGTCGCGGAAAG AGTTCCAGAAAATCTACAACTGCCTGGACATCACACTCATCGAGAGAGGGGAGTCATTCTACCAAGAGATGATGAAAGATATTGTGAAAGAATTTGAAGATAAAG GATTTGTCCAGGTGGATGACGGGCGGAAGATTGTCTTTGTGCCAGGTTTCCCCGTCCCGCTGACGATCATGAAATCAGATGGAGGTTACACATATGACACATCTGACTTAGCCGCCCTTAGACACAGGCTGCGTGAAGAGAAGGCTGATATCCTCATTTATGTTGTGGACAGTGGCCAG TCGGTGCATTTGCAGACAGTGTTTGCAGCTGGACAGATGATTGGCTGGTACGATCCCAAAGTGACCAGAGTGACCCACGCTGCATTCGGAGTGGTGCTGGGAGAAGACAA GAAGAAGTTCAAAACTCGTTCAGGGGACACAGTGCGCCTCATAGATCTGCTGGAAGAAGGGCTGAAACGAGCCATGGACAAGCTGAAAGACAAGGAACGGGACAAG GTCCTCACGGCAGAAGAGCTGAGAGCTGCCCAGACGTCAGTCGCGTTTGGATGTATCAAATACGCAGATCTCTCCCACAACAGACTAAATGACTACGTGTTCTCCTTCGACAAGATGCTGGATGACCGAGGAAATACAGCTGCTTATTTGCTGTATGCCTTCACGCGGATCAG GGCTATCGCTCGCCTGGCCAACATCGATGAGGAGATGCTGCGGAAGGCAGCCAGGGAGGAGGTGCTCGTCCTGGACCACGAGAAGGAGTGGAAGCTGGGCAAGTGCATCCTGAGGTTCCCCGAGATCCTGCAGAAGATCCTGGAGGATCTGTTGCTGCACACGCTCTGTGACTACCTGTATGAGCTGGCCACCACCTTCACTGAGTTCTACGACAACTGTTACTGCGTTGAGAAGGACAGGCAGAGTG GCCAGATCGTGAAGGTGAACATgtggaggctgctgctgtgcgAGGCCACTGCCATGATCATGGCCAAGGGCTTTGACATCCTGGGCATTAAGCCCGTGCAGAGGATGTAG